CGTGGATAAATAATCAAGGGGATATCGACAAAGTGTTATATAGTCGGTATCCCCTTTTTACTTTATGCAATTGTAGTGAATTAACTGAGTAGTGTCTTGCACAGGTACCTAAAAATTTGTTTCTATTTCTTAACCTAAACTTAACCTTCATCTCATACACTTGGTCATGTAATCGAATCACAACAAGTTTTGCCATGTAGGCTAATTTTAAGGAGGGTATTTATATTGAAGATTTCACGTTTAGGCCACGCTATGTTTCTATTAGAAAGTAACGGTGGTAGCAGGTATCTGATTGACCCATTTTTCGACATGAACCCAGGATTTCCAAAGTCATTAGACAACGATGAATTTTATAACTCGATTGATGCTGTTTTTCTTACACATGGACATTTTGACCATACAAGTGGTCTAGACAAATTAGTAGCAATCAACTCCAAGCTCCTCATTGTCGCGCAATATGAGCTGGCATTTATTTTAATGCAAAAAGGCATGGAAAATGTTTATCCGATCAATCTTGGGGGTTCCATTAATTTAGCCGATGTCAGCGCTACAATGGTGCCCGCGAAGCATAGTTCCTCTTATGGTGAAACGGAAGGACCTCCTATGTATGCCGGAGAAGCAGCGGGTTTTGTTTTTGACTTTCACAATTCCCTTACGTTATACCATTCCGGCGATACTGCTGTCACGTCTGATATTAAACTCATTCAAGAAATATATAATCCGACCGTCGCTATTTTGTCCTCATCTGGCCATTTCACAATGGGCCCAAAAGAGGCTGCCTACACCGTTAAAAATCTATTGGACGTGGAATATGTTATTCCAAGTCATACTTTTCCTACAAAGGAAACTGCCGCTTCCAAGGAAAACTATGATCTCCTACTAGCAGGGTTTCCTATCGTTGCTGAAATGATAGATAAAGACCAAGAATTGGCTGAGCTACTAGAAGACTATGAAAAAACAGAAGTCATCGTTTTAGGTTTCGGAGAGGAACATGAATTTTGAGGTGCAATTTTGAGGTACCTGTGCGTGGTTGAATTATGACAATTCATCACTTTGAATAATTAGTCAAAGGGATATCGACAAAGCGTTAAATAGTCGGTATCCCTTTTTTACTTTATGCAATTGTAGTGAATTTACTGAGTAGTGTCTTGCACAGGTACCTAAATTATTCATTCCCATTTAGTCCAGTGTTGCATATACTAACTCTGTAATAAGAGGAGGTATAAAATTGTATAGATATAACAGGCAACCACAAACGAATGTGCGCGGGCAGCCAGATGCACAGGTAATTATGCGGATACTTCGTACGCAGCACGACAACTTATATTCGCAGTTAGAGCAAGCTGGAATGAACCGAAGCATAACTGATTATTTATTTTTACTCGTTGTCAATTATACACTCAACCAAGCAAACACAAATCAATCTGCAAATCAAATATACAATCAATTTCAAAGGCAAATCCCTTGGTTAAATCTATTCCTCAGACAATTGAACATCCCGAAAAATTTATTTGATCGAGTATTAATCAGAGTCATTCAAATAACTTTGAATGAACTTGGTAATGGCGGTGGGCAACCCGGTCAAGGCTGGATAGGTTGGGAAGACTTGGGAGGGGTATTGACATCCGCCCCGGCAGTAGCTTCTTGGCAACCAAATCGGCTCGATGTTTTTGTAAGGGGGACAGATCAAAGTCTTTACCATAAATGGTGGGATGGACGCAATTGGAGCGATTGGGAAACACTTGGCGGTATATTAACCTCAGCCCCGGCGGCAGTTTCCTGGGGACCTAATCGGATTGATGTCTTTGGAAGAGGAACAGACAATAGTTTGTACCATAAATGGTGGGATGGAAGTCGTTGGAGCGATTGGGAGAACCTTGGTGGCGTCCTAACTAGCGGCCCTGCTGTATCTTCACGTCGCCCGAATCAACTTGATGTATTCGTCAGGGGGACAAATCAAAGACTTTATAAAAAAACATGGAATGGCTCCAGCTGGGAGGATTGGGAAGACCTTGGCGGTTCACTAACCTCTGAACCAGCGGCTGTATCTTGGGGACCCAACCGAATTGATGTATTCGCCAGGGGACAAAACCAGGATCTGATTCATAAGTGGTGGGATGGATCTGATTGGAGTAATTGGGAAAGTCTTGGGGGTGTATTGACAAGTGCTCCTGCTGTCTCCTCACGCCGTCCAAATCAACTCGACGTTTTTGTGAGAGGTACAAATCAAGGGCTTTATCAAAGAACATGGAATGGTTCTCGTTGGGAAGATTGGGTAGCTATTGGCGGCACTTTAACATCAGCACCCGCAGCAGTGTCTTGGGGACCAAATCGAATTGATGTATTTGCTAGAGGGGAAAATCAAAACCTTATCCATTTATATCGCAATCGTTAAAGATAAATAGGATTGCTACCTTAAAAGACAGGTACCTGTGCATGGTTGAATTATGACAATTCAAGACTTTGGATAATTAATCAAGGGGTTATCGACAAAGTGTTATATAGTCGATATCCCCTTTTCATTTTATGCAATTGTAGTGAATTTACTGAGTAGTGTCGTGCACAGGTACCTAATTTTTCACCTTACAATTAGGTACCTATTTTTATCTGTGTTGATCCACTAGAATCGGATTACCATCTGGATCTTCAATCGTAAAGCTTGCTGGTCCTTCACTTGATTCATCTGCTTCTGTTAGGAACTTAATCCCCTTTTCTTTAAGTTCTGCTTGAAGCTCTCGAATGTCCGCAAACGAGTCGAGATTTTGTGCATTTTGATCCCATCCTGGATTAAAGGTTAGCATGTTCTTTTCAAACATTCCTTGGAATAGCCCAATTACGGTGCTTTCATTTTTCAAAATCAGCCAACCTTGCGTAATGTCACCGCCCAAATCTTGAAACCCAAGATTTTCATAAAACTCCTTTGATTTTTGAATGTCTTTTACAGTTAAACTTATCGAAAATGCCCCTAGTTTCATAATTATTCCTCCTATAAGTGTGATAGTTATACAGACTTTGCGACTTAAAATCTATGCCTGATGCTTTTCTAAAAACGCTAGCATCATGCTATATACTTTAATTTCATTTTCTTTTTTCGAGAAGCCATGTCCTTCATCTTCCAAAACAAGATACTCGACATCGCGACCCTTTTCTTTCAATTTGGCCACAATTTGATCGGACTCTTCTTTCACTACGCGTGGATCTTTTGCTCCTTGAATGACGAGCATTGGTTTCACCATACCATCTAAATACGTAACAGGTGAATCTTTGATAAAACGTTCTTTATCACGTTCCGGATCCCCAAGCCAGCGTTCCATGATTGGCTTCCAATGCTCGGGCACTGAATTGACAAATGTGAATAAATCGGACGGCCCGAAAATATCAACAACCGCTTTGAAATAGTCGGGATGTCTACCATGCAATAATAAAGCCATATATCCGCCGTAGCTACCGCCGACAAGGAATAGCTTATTTTTATCGGTCACTTCATTGTCGAATAACCACTCAATTCCGGCTACACAATCGAGGCGCGGTCCCTCGCCCCAATCCTGCTCAACTAGCTTTGTGAAAGCCGAACCATAACCTGTACTTCCACGGAAGTTCGGTGCAAAAATCGTGTAGCCACGGTTTAGAAAGCATTGGAACATCGAACGGAACATTTTCCGCTCAGCAGCTTGCGGTCCGCCATGTGGCCAAAAAATCGTATGACCATTATCGTTTTCCGGCTTTGCTTTGAATAATAAAGCTTCGATTTCCATGCCATCAAATGATGTATAAGAAACAATATCTGGTTCAACCATATCTTCCTGATTTAAGCCTAAGACACGGTTATTCGTTAATTGTTTCCATTCCATGCCGTTAGCTGAATGATAGATATTATGGGGTATTGTCGCACTTCTTCCCAAAATATATAGAGCTCCCGATTCCGCCACGTCGATTTGTTCAATGATATCAACAGGTAACGCGCATTTTTCAATTTTATCGTTTCCAATTTCATATCGATATAAGACATCTGTCACACCTTTAATGGTGACTAAGTAAAACGCGTCATTTTCTTTATCCCATTTAAGAGATTGAATACTTTCACCATCAATGGCTAGTACTTTAGTAAACGCTTTCGATTTCAAATCGAACTTAGCCAAATACATATCGTCACTATCGTAATCCGTTACGAAATAAATCGTCTCATTATCCGTGAAGATGGGTTCAAATAACACATGAACTTGCTCTGAATCAGGTGTAAGGTTGAACTTTTCCTCTCCTACCTTTACAAAGCCGATGACATACGTATTTGCATGCATTTGTATATAGACAGACGCTTCTTCATTCTCGGATACTGCTGCTAGATAAGTAGTAGTTCCTTCACCACTATTTAGTAGCGTATCTGTTCCACTCTTCAAATTACGGACTCGCGTGTTCAAAAAGGATGGATTCTCTTCAGATGTCACATAGTACAAACGCTCTCCGTCTCCACTTAAATGACCAAAATAGTACTTTTCAGACGCCTGTCCCGTTATTAACGGCTCCGGTAATCCGCCTTCGCTCGGTATCCCATAGATTTGATAGTTCTCATCCCCGTCCTTATCAAATCCCGCTAGTACATACCTATTTTCTGGATCGAATTTGATAAAATTGCAAGATTCATCCCGATGTGCAAATAAATATGGATAGGTATCCGGTAAATCCATCGCCCATAAATTCATTTTGCCATTCAAATTGGCATTGAACACTAACCTTTTCTCATCTTTACTCACTGCGAAATTTGTAATGGTGTACGTTCGAAAAAACTGCTCAACTGTCGGTTTCGGAAAATTAATCATTTTAAACCCCCTAGAATTATCATAAAACGCTTCCATTTCACTCTATTAGTATACCACTATCAGATAAAATAGAATATAACGACATCGGGTTTCGCAAGTAATAAAAGGTACCTGTGCATGGTTGAATTATGACAATTCACGACTTTGGATAAATAATCAAAATGATATCGACAAAGTGTTATATGGTCGGTATCCACTTTTTGTTTTATGCAATTGTAGCGAATTTACTGATTAGTGTCTTGCACAGGTACCTAATAATTTTTCTTCTCAAAATGCTGAAAACTACAAATATAGCTGATCGGGTTATCGTAAAGTCTTTTTTGTGTTAACATACCTAAATACATCTTGGACAACTACTATTAAACAATTTATTATCTGGAATATGATAAATACGATAAGGGAGATATCTAGATGCCCCAAGCAGCACCAAACTTTTACTTTTTCAAAAAGTTCTATTTACTTATAGTCATTTCATTAAAAGGATTTTCACAGGTTTTATTAGTGGGAAATGCTTTTTCAGGACTTTTAATTCTTATCGGAATTACATTGCACTCCCCTGTTTTAGGTTTAATGGCATTTCTTAGTTCAATCGTGGGAACAATTACAGGAAAATATCTTGGCGGAGATCGGGATTTAATTCGCAATGGGATTTATGGTTTTAATGCTATCCTCTGCGGTATATCCACAATTCTCTTTCTTCACGGGGACAAGCGCTGGTTTATCGCGTTATTTGCCGCTGCTCTTGCCGCATTATCCTTGAAAATGCTGACAAAAGTATTGGATAAGTGGAATATTCCTGTTTTGACCATTCCATTCGTTTTCATCACATGGATTGGGCTTCTTATCGCTTACCGCGTCGATACACTTTATATGGATCCTGACTTTGTCATAAGTTCGCCCGCGATGTGGAATTTGCCCGTTGAAGGGACGCCAACTTTATTAGTCGGAATGATTAAAGGAATTGGTGAAGTTTTCGTCATCGACTCACTTTGGACTGGATCGCTTATTCTGTTGGCATTGTTTTGGACAGGATGGCGATTTGGGCTGTATGCGATTATCGGAACTTTTGTATCGTGGTTAACCGCTTATTTTATCGGGGCTGATACGCATTCATTAAATTTAGGTTTGTATAACTATAATGCCGTTTTGACAATTATTGCTGTTAGTCTAGTCTTCAATAAAAACCTGAAAAAAACGCCGTATATCGGCATTATCGCGGCAATGTTAACAGTTCCCGTAACCGCAGGATTGGAGTTGCTTCTCGACCCCCTTGGACTCCCTGCTTTAACATTCCCGTTTATAGTATGTTCATGGCTATTTATCGCATTGGGGAAGGTTTTCCAGAGCTATAAATATAAACAAACAGTGCCTGTACAACGGTTACCATCAAGAAATAAGCAGCCGATTTGAAGGGGAACTCCCTTTCAAAAATGGCTGCTTATTTGTTTACATTAAAGGACCTTGATGGTTATTAGGATCTGATTTCTGTTCTTCAGCATTCTTTTCTTTGGTAAAGTCCGGCTCTTCTCCAAACTCGGTTTTTAAATTAGCGTTTGTAAATCTCGGACGATCGACCGCCGTTTCTTCGTCTGGTTTAAGTAAAAGACCTATACAAACAAGCCCACTAATTCCAACAAGAGCATAAATCAACCTAGATAGAGCTGCATCTTGCCCACCAAAAATTGCTGCAACTAAATCAAAATTGAAAAATCCTATCAAGCCCCAGTTAATTGCGCCAATGATAACTAATGCCAAAGCAATCCTTCGAATGATTCCCATATAGTTCACTCCTTTGATTAGACAATTGAATTGATGTTACAATTCGTCTTATCTTTTACCAAAAGAGTTATTTAATACATAGTGAGTGAAAGGTACCTAAAGAAAGGTACCTGTGCAAGGTTGAATTATGACAATTCAAGGCATTGAATAAATAATCAAGAGGATGTCGACAAAGCATTATATAGTCGGCATCCCCTTTTCACTTTATGCAATTGTAGTGAATTTACTGAATAGTGCCTTGCACAGGTACCTAAAATTTTAGTCGATTTTTAATAGATCAGCTGGTGTTACAATACCGAGAAGCTTTTCCGCACTGCTTCCAGTTTGTGTTATAAGAAGTGCTTCAATTCGCTTTCCTTGGCTCATAGCCTTTTTGAAATATTCCTCTGCTTCATAAACTGAAAGATCTTGACTGATAAAACGATACGTATTCTTCTTTTTTTCATGTTAATAGATGTCGATTAAGGTGGCATTTCCCCAGATATAACGCCTTCCGAATATTCATCAGCCAGCCAGTAGGTAATCCCGTTTGCCGTTACAAGCCCAATGAATTCGGAATTCCTATAGATTGGAATTTGATTGAATCGTTGTTTACGTATCAATTCTAGACCCGTTGAAAGTGAATCCGTCGACTTTAAGGTATGAACTTTTCTTCGAAACATTTGGCCGACAGTAACCGGTTTCGCGAGTTCACGGTCGATATATTCAATCAGTTCCACAATGTCATCGTGAGGTTCAGCAATCGCATAGTCAGCATCAGTCCGATTATGCACAATCGCATTCCGCAAATTCGCATAAACCCGTAAATCATCCTCAAATTTACGAATAACCGCGTTATCCTTCTTGGTTTTATCGATTAATCGCGAAAAAGGCATATAACCGGATAAGCCGCTTATCTTTTCCATTGCTTTCTCAATTCGATTATAAGCAAATATAAATCTGTCTGAATTCCGAACACTCACGATACATACCTTCTTTCACCTTTTGCCATACTGTTTATTTCTTTAAATATACACCATTAATTACGATAGAAGTAACAATAAAATCCTTCCCGTTGCAATTAAGTTTGTTCACAAAAAAAGGCTACCCAGGAGTCATTTATTCAATGATTTCCCGAATAGCCCCGAATGCATTAATTTGTGTAAGATAATAAAGCGTTTTGATCGAAATGTTGAAGTGCTAGTAAAGCCTCGTCTTTATCCTGGTATTCAAAGATTCTAACATTCATTTTCTCGAAAACTGTAATTACCCACATTTTGCATTCTCCTTTTCCTATTATATTTTATTAAATCTATTCGATAAGCCATTAATTCTAAAAGAATTGTTCGTCTAACTCAACTTTAATTCTACGCCTATTTTTAGCGAAGAGACCTATTTTTTGAAAGCGTCACAAAATATCCAATTTGTTTAGTCAAACTTGTGAATAGAGTATCAATTTCTTTTCATTGCAAGCCTAACTGCTATATAAACGACGACCCCGTTAAGAAGTAATTCTATGGCCATGTACCCAAAAGACCATCCACCGCCCATCATTCCTTCGTAACCATGAAAATGATGCATTATTCTTCACCCCTTGCCTACTTTATAAGTAACTCATATTAGATCTAATACAATTCCCGAATAGACTTAATTGCTTTCCTTATTCTTATTCTACTTCTTTTTCACTGAATAAAACGCACTTTGTGAAATCCTTCACAAATACTCCAAATTGTTTAGTCCATTTTGTGAATACATTCGATTATGGGTTTAGTAGTCAAAAATGTTTTAAAGGTACCTGTGCAAGGTTGAATTATGACAATTCACGACTATGAATAAATAATCAAAGGGATATCGACAAAGCTTTGTAAAGTCAGTATCCACTTTTTATTTTATGCAATTGTAGTGAATTTACTGAATAGTGCCTTGCACAGGTACCAAAATTTTTACCCCCTCATCATTTCAGCGTTTAGTTTTCTGAAAATAAAGGAAGAAAAAAGACTAGATGAGTATTTAAATAGGAGGAGAATTTAAAATGGATAAATTACCAGGAAAAAATCAATCTTTCTGGAGTACTACAGCCCAGGCAATGAGTTATCCACAACTGGATGAAGACATTGAAATTGATACTGCGGTTATCGGCGGAGGTATTTCGGGCATTTTAACCGCGTACTTTCTTGCGAAGGAAGGGCAATCCGTCGCATTGCTGGAGGCTCGTGAACTCGTTAGCGGAACAACCGGTGGAACGACTGCAAAACTGTCATCGCAACATCAACTTATCTATGATGATTTATTGCAACAAGATGGTTTGGATGTCGCGAAACTTTATTACGAAGCGAATCAGGAAGGCCAGAAACTTATTAAGGCGATTATCGATGATCATGGGATTGATTGCGATTATAAAGTTGCTGACTCCTATGTCTTTTCGGAGAATATCGAAAATACTTCAAGCATTGAAAAAGAGGCAGAGGCATATGAAAAAATTGGCATTGAAGGCGGCATAGCGGACTCGATTCCCGTAGATCTAAAGGTGACTTCCGCGCTAGTTATGAAAAAACAAGCGCAGTTCAATCCCGTCAAATTTCTGTATGCCGTCTTAAAAGAAGTCGATTCATTGGGCGGGCGTATTTACCAGCACACAAGGTATATGGACTCAGAAAAAAATGGCGATCAACTGATTCTTTCCACGGACACTCCGTTTACCGTAACATGCAATCAAGTAGTGTTCGCCACGTTATTCCCGGCCGAGGATCCAGACTCGTTTTATTCGGATACATTGAAGCCCGTCGCTTCTCATTTAACAGCATTCGAAAGCCCG
This genomic window from Sporosarcina sp. Marseille-Q4063 contains:
- a CDS encoding DUF346 domain-containing protein; translated protein: MYRYNRQPQTNVRGQPDAQVIMRILRTQHDNLYSQLEQAGMNRSITDYLFLLVVNYTLNQANTNQSANQIYNQFQRQIPWLNLFLRQLNIPKNLFDRVLIRVIQITLNELGNGGGQPGQGWIGWEDLGGVLTSAPAVASWQPNRLDVFVRGTDQSLYHKWWDGRNWSDWETLGGILTSAPAAVSWGPNRIDVFGRGTDNSLYHKWWDGSRWSDWENLGGVLTSGPAVSSRRPNQLDVFVRGTNQRLYKKTWNGSSWEDWEDLGGSLTSEPAAVSWGPNRIDVFARGQNQDLIHKWWDGSDWSNWESLGGVLTSAPAVSSRRPNQLDVFVRGTNQGLYQRTWNGSRWEDWVAIGGTLTSAPAAVSWGPNRIDVFARGENQNLIHLYRNR
- a CDS encoding urea transporter gives rise to the protein MPQAAPNFYFFKKFYLLIVISLKGFSQVLLVGNAFSGLLILIGITLHSPVLGLMAFLSSIVGTITGKYLGGDRDLIRNGIYGFNAILCGISTILFLHGDKRWFIALFAAALAALSLKMLTKVLDKWNIPVLTIPFVFITWIGLLIAYRVDTLYMDPDFVISSPAMWNLPVEGTPTLLVGMIKGIGEVFVIDSLWTGSLILLALFWTGWRFGLYAIIGTFVSWLTAYFIGADTHSLNLGLYNYNAVLTIIAVSLVFNKNLKKTPYIGIIAAMLTVPVTAGLELLLDPLGLPALTFPFIVCSWLFIALGKVFQSYKYKQTVPVQRLPSRNKQPI
- a CDS encoding CBS domain-containing protein, coding for MSVRNSDRFIFAYNRIEKAMEKISGLSGYMPFSRLIDKTKKDNAVIRKFEDDLRVYANLRNAIVHNRTDADYAIAEPHDDIVELIEYIDRELAKPVTVGQMFRRKVHTLKSTDSLSTGLELIRKQRFNQIPIYRNSEFIGLVTANGITYWLADEYSEGVISGEMPP
- a CDS encoding S9 family peptidase, producing the protein MINFPKPTVEQFFRTYTITNFAVSKDEKRLVFNANLNGKMNLWAMDLPDTYPYLFAHRDESCNFIKFDPENRYVLAGFDKDGDENYQIYGIPSEGGLPEPLITGQASEKYYFGHLSGDGERLYYVTSEENPSFLNTRVRNLKSGTDTLLNSGEGTTTYLAAVSENEEASVYIQMHANTYVIGFVKVGEEKFNLTPDSEQVHVLFEPIFTDNETIYFVTDYDSDDMYLAKFDLKSKAFTKVLAIDGESIQSLKWDKENDAFYLVTIKGVTDVLYRYEIGNDKIEKCALPVDIIEQIDVAESGALYILGRSATIPHNIYHSANGMEWKQLTNNRVLGLNQEDMVEPDIVSYTSFDGMEIEALLFKAKPENDNGHTIFWPHGGPQAAERKMFRSMFQCFLNRGYTIFAPNFRGSTGYGSAFTKLVEQDWGEGPRLDCVAGIEWLFDNEVTDKNKLFLVGGSYGGYMALLLHGRHPDYFKAVVDIFGPSDLFTFVNSVPEHWKPIMERWLGDPERDKERFIKDSPVTYLDGMVKPMLVIQGAKDPRVVKEESDQIVAKLKEKGRDVEYLVLEDEGHGFSKKENEIKVYSMMLAFLEKHQA
- a CDS encoding FAD-dependent oxidoreductase, translating into MDKLPGKNQSFWSTTAQAMSYPQLDEDIEIDTAVIGGGISGILTAYFLAKEGQSVALLEARELVSGTTGGTTAKLSSQHQLIYDDLLQQDGLDVAKLYYEANQEGQKLIKAIIDDHGIDCDYKVADSYVFSENIENTSSIEKEAEAYEKIGIEGGIADSIPVDLKVTSALVMKKQAQFNPVKFLYAVLKEVDSLGGRIYQHTRYMDSEKNGDQLILSTDTPFTVTCNQVVFATLFPAEDPDSFYSDTLKPVASHLTAFESPEAFDSGIYISDDDPIRTFRGALNGDQCVLIIGGETHPKGDGKSTIEHYEAIQHYAKEEFRLTEFLGYWSEHDHTTPDRRPFIGKIQTDNDKMYVMTGYGKWGLAASATGAGIIKSLIVGEDNRFEKLFSPERQLPEDKGDRNESNETDENHVVSPGSEQMERQLAKGQAQSVEINGKPAGMYKDTDGNMHYLDLSCTHLGCEVKWNDGDQTWDCPCHGSTFDGTGKVLAGPAKEPLRTIDSLQ
- a CDS encoding metal-dependent hydrolase, which produces MKISRLGHAMFLLESNGGSRYLIDPFFDMNPGFPKSLDNDEFYNSIDAVFLTHGHFDHTSGLDKLVAINSKLLIVAQYELAFILMQKGMENVYPINLGGSINLADVSATMVPAKHSSSYGETEGPPMYAGEAAGFVFDFHNSLTLYHSGDTAVTSDIKLIQEIYNPTVAILSSSGHFTMGPKEAAYTVKNLLDVEYVIPSHTFPTKETAASKENYDLLLAGFPIVAEMIDKDQELAELLEDYEKTEVIVLGFGEEHEF
- a CDS encoding DUF378 domain-containing protein, with translation MGIIRRIALALVIIGAINWGLIGFFNFDLVAAIFGGQDAALSRLIYALVGISGLVCIGLLLKPDEETAVDRPRFTNANLKTEFGEEPDFTKEKNAEEQKSDPNNHQGPLM
- a CDS encoding VOC family protein; amino-acid sequence: MKLGAFSISLTVKDIQKSKEFYENLGFQDLGGDITQGWLILKNESTVIGLFQGMFEKNMLTFNPGWDQNAQNLDSFADIRELQAELKEKGIKFLTEADESSEGPASFTIEDPDGNPILVDQHR